In Colletotrichum higginsianum IMI 349063 chromosome 3, whole genome shotgun sequence, a genomic segment contains:
- a CDS encoding Ribokinase, which yields MAPSKTPQITVLGSLNIDLTSYVPHHPLPGETLTSNSVVISPGGKGANQAVACAKLSRSRDAPNDTAAESASVSMIGAVGSDSYGDLLLKNLGEHGVRTDRIAVGDNLKTGMAIIVVDEPTGQNRIILAPEANHAVTPDKFGALPETLDPKPDLLVMQLEVPLETVLAALRSAKAAAVPVLLNPAPAQRLPDEAYDGLAHLVVNETEAAILSGCDESELDTSDGLKRVGEWFMAKKVRNVIITLGGRGVYYTNQDGAAELISAQKVKVVDTTAAGDTFVGSYCVAAVNAQAKGEAFDISVAIINANRAAAKTVERKGAQTSIPWRDELQ from the coding sequence ATGGCACCCTCCAAGACCCCCCAGATCACCGTTCTCGGCTCCCTGAACATCGATCTGACGTCCTATGTCCCCCACCACCCCCTGCCGGGCGAGACCCTCACCTCCAACTCCGTCGTCATCTCTCCGGGAGGTAAGGGTGCGAACCAGGCCGTCGCCTGTGCCAAGCTCTCGCGCTCTCGCGATGCCCCCAACGACACTGCCGCCGAGTCCGCTTCCGTTTCCATGATCGGCGCTGTCGGTAGCGATTCGTACGGCGACCTTCTCCTGAAGAATCTCGGCGAGCACGGCGTCCGCACCGACCGTATCGCCGTTGGCGACAACCTCAAGACCGGCATGGCCATCATCGTTGTAGACGAGCCTACCGGCCAAAACCGCATCATCCTCGCGCCCGAAGCCAACCACGCCGTTACCCCGGACAAGTTCGGTGCCCTCCCTGAAACCCTCGATCCCAAGCCCGACCTGCTGGTGATGCAGCTTGAGGTGCCCCTCGAgaccgtcctcgccgccctgcgcTCCGCAAAGGCTGCCGCAGTCCCCGTCCTCCTCAACCCGGCCCCCGCCCAGCGTCTCCCCGACGAGGCATATGACGGACTGGCCCACCTCGTTGTCaacgagaccgaggccgccatccTCTCCGGCTGCGACGAGTCCGAGCTCGATACCTCCGATGGCCTTAAGCGCGTCGGCGAGTGGTTcatggccaagaaggtcCGCAACGTCATCAtcaccctcggcggccgcggcgtctACTACACCAACCAGGACGGTGCGGCCGAGCTTATCTCTGCACAGAAggtcaaggtcgtcgacaccactgccgccggcgacacCTTTGTCGGCTCCTACTGcgttgccgccgtcaacgcccaggccaagggcgaggcCTTTGACATCTCCGTGGCCATTATAAACGCCaaccgcgccgccgccaagacgGTCGAACGCAAGGGCGCGCAAACTTCCATTCCTTGGAGGGATGAGCTGCAGTAG